The proteins below come from a single Archangium lipolyticum genomic window:
- a CDS encoding ArsA family ATPase, which translates to MSDARVLHFFGGKGGVGKTTLAAAYALRLADDAPKEKVLLVSLDPVGSLTDLLNKKLSAKPTKLEAETGEAPKESKPEPKGKAKAAKGKGEGGLWAMELEPAALLKPFLAKYQPALQKAAVKGTHLSEEDLGKLYSQATPGLEELLGLLHVVELAESGEFDRVVLDTAPTSHTLRLFDMAVGLRKFLGLVKAGAERAASGKGKKAAAAPSEEQLFLEEFSGRAEKLLAQLKDPARTAFHLVALAEPVPEAQTRMYFAQLRERGIPVVEVVVNQVEDKEGCPACLGRRGLQAPHVRKYQALDKNVPVHLVGKREVAPRGLEAMKVFAQEWASGKETKALEFAAAEGPPALVRAPSMPPIAAPPLPPTRLIFFVGQGGVGKSSCAAAAAVTLTEKEGPVLLISTDPAHSLSDVLQSRLTDVETQVKGTKGLYARELDMAGWFSNLRKRWKEKAEKAFEGAPKTGNEVPTDLLLFRNLLDAAPPGIDELAAMSCLTDALVQERFKRIVVDGAPMVSSMRVVELAETAKGWFTALHGVLSKYKSKGLGELADDMAAFLKHIARFEAALASPNESRFVVVTRGEELAGARSERLVEYLKERKLQVERVLVNRVGPKADCARCENRRKNELNAAKVIEKKIGLPVTVAPALGRHPAGLRELKAFRTAWYALSATAKTKAA; encoded by the coding sequence ATGAGCGATGCGCGAGTTCTTCACTTCTTCGGCGGAAAAGGCGGGGTGGGAAAGACCACGCTCGCGGCGGCCTACGCCCTGCGGCTCGCGGACGATGCGCCCAAGGAGAAGGTGCTGCTCGTCTCGTTGGATCCGGTGGGATCGCTGACGGATCTGCTGAACAAGAAGCTGTCGGCGAAGCCCACGAAGCTGGAAGCGGAGACGGGCGAGGCCCCCAAGGAGTCCAAGCCAGAGCCGAAGGGCAAGGCCAAGGCGGCCAAGGGCAAGGGCGAGGGGGGCTTGTGGGCGATGGAGCTGGAGCCCGCGGCGCTGCTCAAGCCCTTCCTGGCGAAGTATCAGCCCGCGCTGCAGAAGGCGGCGGTGAAGGGCACGCACCTGTCGGAGGAGGATCTGGGCAAGCTGTACAGCCAGGCCACTCCGGGGTTGGAGGAGCTGCTGGGCCTGCTGCACGTGGTGGAGCTGGCCGAGAGCGGTGAGTTCGATCGCGTGGTGCTGGACACGGCGCCCACGAGCCACACGCTGCGGCTGTTCGACATGGCGGTGGGGCTGCGCAAGTTCCTGGGCCTGGTGAAGGCGGGAGCGGAGCGGGCGGCGAGTGGCAAGGGGAAGAAGGCGGCGGCGGCGCCCTCGGAGGAGCAGCTGTTCCTGGAGGAGTTCTCGGGCCGGGCGGAGAAGCTGCTGGCGCAGCTGAAGGATCCGGCGCGCACGGCGTTCCACCTGGTGGCGCTGGCGGAGCCGGTGCCCGAGGCGCAGACGCGCATGTACTTCGCGCAGCTGCGCGAGCGTGGAATTCCGGTGGTCGAGGTGGTGGTGAACCAGGTGGAGGACAAGGAAGGCTGTCCCGCCTGTCTGGGCCGCCGAGGCCTACAAGCGCCGCACGTGCGCAAGTACCAGGCGCTGGACAAGAACGTGCCGGTGCACCTGGTGGGCAAGCGCGAGGTGGCGCCGCGCGGCCTGGAGGCGATGAAGGTATTCGCCCAGGAGTGGGCGAGCGGCAAGGAGACGAAGGCGCTGGAGTTCGCGGCGGCCGAGGGTCCGCCGGCGCTGGTGCGCGCGCCGTCGATGCCGCCCATCGCGGCGCCGCCGCTGCCTCCGACGCGGCTCATCTTCTTCGTGGGCCAGGGCGGGGTGGGGAAGAGCTCGTGCGCGGCGGCCGCGGCGGTGACGCTGACGGAGAAGGAGGGGCCGGTGCTCCTCATCTCGACGGATCCGGCGCACTCGCTGTCGGACGTGCTGCAGAGCCGGCTGACGGACGTGGAGACGCAGGTCAAGGGCACGAAGGGCCTGTACGCGCGCGAGCTGGACATGGCGGGGTGGTTCAGCAACCTGCGCAAGCGCTGGAAGGAGAAGGCGGAGAAGGCCTTCGAGGGCGCGCCGAAGACGGGCAACGAGGTGCCGACGGATCTGCTGTTGTTCCGCAACCTGCTGGACGCGGCGCCGCCGGGGATCGACGAGCTGGCGGCGATGTCGTGCCTGACGGACGCGCTGGTGCAGGAGCGGTTCAAGCGCATCGTGGTGGACGGAGCGCCGATGGTGAGCTCCATGAGGGTGGTGGAGCTGGCGGAGACGGCCAAGGGCTGGTTCACGGCGCTGCACGGGGTGCTGTCCAAGTACAAGTCCAAGGGCCTGGGCGAGCTGGCGGACGACATGGCGGCGTTCCTCAAGCACATCGCCCGGTTCGAGGCGGCACTGGCGTCGCCGAACGAGTCACGCTTCGTGGTGGTGACGCGGGGTGAGGAGCTGGCGGGGGCGCGTTCGGAGCGGCTGGTGGAGTACCTGAAGGAGCGGAAGCTTCAGGTGGAGCGGGTGCTGGTGAACCGGGTGGGTCCGAAGGCGGACTGCGCGCGGTGCGAGAACCGGCGGAAGAACGAGCTGAACGCGGCGAAGGTGATCGAGAAGAAGATCGGGCTGCCGGTGACGGTGGCCCCCGCGTTGGGTCGTCACCCGGCGGGCCTGAGGGAGCTGAAGGCGTTCCGGACGGCCTGGTACGCGCTGAGTGCCACGGCGAAGACGAAGGCGGCCTGA
- the nla6 gene encoding enhancer binding protein Nla6 — protein MGSARILAVDDERDTCEALAEMLTAWGHKVETAFDAHDALRKAGEFRPDVVLSDLAMPETDGLGLLRALRDELPDCPVVLLTGHGTIDAAVEAIREGAYDFIVKPLDTARLKVCIDRALEKKETMREVQGLRRRLKQLGSSDFIGQSAAMRKVFELIEKVAPSKASVAITGESGTGKEVVARAVHNLSQRRDKPFIAINCASIPATLIESEIFGHEKGAFTGADQRRPGVFELAHGGTLFLDELGEIPIELQAKLLRVLEEGRLRRLGGKVEIEVDVRVLCATNRDLRKEIEAKRFREDLYFRLNVFQIQLPPLRERREDVPILVQYFVEKFRGDSAKRVTGVHPDAMEILKNHEWPGNIRELRNSVERAVILCDGELIMREHLPPDMAGKSPERHTFRLPYGLSLDAVEREYILGSLQRNGNNKARTAEILGVSEKTLYNKLNRYAAEARQQPGKGAEAGGLSGHGGPSLGSNPEIR, from the coding sequence GTGGGCAGCGCGCGAATTCTGGCCGTGGACGACGAGCGCGATACGTGCGAGGCACTGGCGGAGATGTTGACCGCCTGGGGCCACAAGGTGGAGACCGCGTTCGACGCGCACGACGCCCTCCGCAAGGCGGGCGAGTTCCGGCCGGACGTGGTCCTGTCGGATCTGGCCATGCCGGAGACGGATGGCTTGGGGCTGTTGAGGGCGCTGAGGGACGAGCTGCCGGACTGTCCGGTGGTGCTCCTCACCGGCCACGGCACCATCGACGCCGCGGTGGAGGCCATCCGCGAGGGCGCCTATGACTTCATCGTCAAGCCGCTCGACACCGCGCGGTTGAAGGTCTGCATCGACCGGGCGCTGGAGAAGAAGGAGACAATGCGCGAGGTGCAGGGCCTGCGCCGGCGTCTCAAGCAGCTGGGCTCCTCGGACTTCATCGGCCAGTCGGCCGCGATGCGCAAGGTGTTCGAGCTCATCGAGAAGGTGGCCCCCTCCAAGGCGAGCGTGGCCATCACCGGCGAGTCCGGTACGGGCAAGGAAGTGGTGGCGCGCGCCGTCCACAACCTGTCGCAGCGGCGCGACAAGCCCTTCATCGCCATCAACTGCGCCTCCATTCCGGCCACGCTGATCGAATCGGAGATCTTCGGGCACGAGAAGGGCGCCTTCACCGGCGCGGATCAGCGGCGGCCCGGCGTGTTCGAGCTGGCCCACGGCGGCACGCTCTTCCTGGACGAGCTCGGGGAGATCCCCATCGAGCTGCAGGCCAAGCTGCTGCGCGTGCTCGAGGAGGGCCGGTTGCGGCGCCTGGGCGGCAAGGTGGAGATCGAGGTGGACGTGCGCGTGCTGTGCGCCACCAACCGGGATCTGCGCAAGGAGATCGAGGCCAAGCGCTTCCGCGAGGATCTCTACTTCCGCCTCAACGTCTTCCAGATCCAACTGCCGCCCCTGCGCGAGCGGCGGGAGGACGTGCCCATCCTGGTGCAGTACTTCGTGGAGAAGTTCCGCGGGGACTCGGCCAAGCGCGTGACGGGCGTGCACCCGGACGCGATGGAGATCCTCAAGAACCACGAGTGGCCGGGCAACATCCGCGAGCTGCGCAACTCGGTGGAGCGCGCGGTGATCCTCTGCGACGGCGAGCTCATCATGCGCGAGCACCTGCCCCCCGACATGGCGGGCAAGAGCCCCGAGCGCCACACCTTCCGCCTGCCCTACGGGCTGTCGCTCGACGCGGTGGAGCGCGAGTACATCCTCGGGAGCCTGCAGCGGAACGGGAACAACAAGGCCCGGACGGCGGAGATCCTCGGGGTGAGCGAGAAGACGCTCTACAACAAGCTCAACCGCTATGCCGCCGAGGCCCGCCAGCAGCCGGGCAAGGGAGCGGAGGCGGGCGGTCTGTCCGGCCACGGTGGACCCTCGCTGGGCAGCAACCCCGAGATCCGCTGA
- a CDS encoding histidine kinase dimerization/phospho-acceptor domain-containing protein has product MITSTAASSSVPSIREGADPVVDAARYGAVPTLMDSLLHDVRNPLNALSIHLEVLSEKLKVETGQVPPSQEKNLKSMRDQIQRVDAILRRFAEFIVNRPGVPGDADLSETVTRALEVLAHESRKRRLQVRPTIAAAVRARLSDTGELGFLVVQALMRAYGRSEQGAEVLVSVRAEESRAVLEVVDASASPEENTPEAVAALELRCGQLGVELQLRAGVCRLIFPLA; this is encoded by the coding sequence GTGATCACCTCCACGGCTGCCAGCAGCAGTGTGCCCTCGATACGTGAAGGGGCTGACCCGGTGGTGGATGCCGCTCGCTACGGCGCGGTTCCCACGCTGATGGACAGCCTCCTGCATGATGTGCGCAACCCCTTGAACGCACTGTCCATCCATCTGGAAGTGCTGTCCGAGAAGTTGAAGGTCGAGACGGGCCAGGTGCCCCCCTCGCAGGAGAAGAACCTCAAGTCCATGCGCGATCAGATCCAGCGCGTGGACGCAATCCTCCGGCGCTTCGCGGAGTTCATCGTGAACCGTCCGGGCGTACCCGGCGACGCGGATCTGTCCGAGACGGTGACGCGTGCGCTGGAGGTGCTGGCGCACGAGAGCCGCAAGCGCCGTCTCCAGGTGCGTCCCACGATCGCCGCCGCGGTGCGGGCGAGGCTGTCGGACACGGGCGAGCTGGGCTTCCTGGTGGTGCAGGCCCTGATGAGGGCCTACGGGCGCTCGGAGCAGGGCGCCGAGGTGTTGGTGTCGGTACGGGCCGAGGAGTCCCGGGCGGTGCTCGAGGTGGTGGATGCCTCGGCGAGTCCCGAGGAGAACACGCCGGAGGCGGTGGCGGCCCTGGAGCTGCGCTGTGGACAGCTCGGCGTGGAGCTGCAGCTTCGCGCGGGCGTGTGCCGGCTGATCTTCCCGCTCGCCTGA
- a CDS encoding deoxycytidylate deaminase — protein MSNRNTWDQYFMDIARQVASRATCDRKHVGALLVRDRTILSTGYNGAIRGLPHCDDVGHMMENGHCVATVHAEANAIIQAAKNGVRIDSERDKPTTLYTTASPCWPCFKLIANSGVRRIVYGEFYRDPRIFEYAARLEIELVGPGPAEQPAER, from the coding sequence ATGAGCAACCGGAACACCTGGGATCAGTACTTCATGGACATCGCTCGCCAGGTGGCCAGCCGTGCCACCTGCGACAGGAAGCACGTGGGGGCGCTCCTGGTGCGCGACAGGACCATCCTCTCCACCGGCTACAACGGCGCCATCCGGGGCCTGCCCCACTGCGATGACGTGGGCCACATGATGGAGAACGGGCACTGCGTGGCCACCGTCCACGCCGAGGCCAACGCCATCATCCAGGCGGCCAAGAACGGCGTGCGCATCGACAGCGAGCGCGACAAGCCCACGACGCTCTACACCACCGCGAGCCCCTGCTGGCCGTGCTTCAAGCTGATCGCGAACTCGGGCGTGCGCAGGATCGTCTACGGTGAGTTCTATCGTGATCCGCGCATCTTCGAGTACGCGGCCCGGCTCGAGATCGAACTGGTGGGTCCCGGCCCGGCGGAGCAGCCGGCCGAGCGCTGA
- a CDS encoding S1 family peptidase, giving the protein MTRFALGLPALFAMLSCAAAPNPHAVSDTSGIGGGGSTPVVMQTVGAQAPRLTRREQVKRILPHNVRLAIQEDGKARRTASGVVIGSEKTAEGTVSFVITNAHAVEMGDLKEPRLVVIVDDRADSTEYGAQVVASGSVPDMDLALVKVPGLALTPALLATDAEVELGDDVVVAASPYGRALSLSGGMVSQVEWDKDGKKPRMLKTDAPIGYGASGGGIFSLESGKLLAIVEGYRTAKVGFEVAQQNYSFDVPMPGETFAAPTSKVRQFLQQHGFARLLGTAGASRPETGPDGSQTASR; this is encoded by the coding sequence ATGACTCGTTTCGCCCTGGGCCTGCCTGCCCTCTTCGCCATGCTGTCCTGCGCCGCCGCGCCGAATCCGCATGCCGTCTCCGATACCTCGGGCATCGGTGGTGGGGGCTCGACGCCGGTCGTGATGCAGACGGTGGGTGCCCAGGCTCCCCGGCTCACGCGCAGGGAGCAGGTGAAGCGCATCCTCCCGCACAACGTGCGCCTCGCCATCCAGGAGGACGGCAAGGCGCGGCGCACCGCCTCGGGCGTGGTCATCGGCAGCGAGAAGACCGCCGAGGGCACCGTCAGCTTCGTCATCACCAACGCGCACGCGGTGGAGATGGGGGACCTGAAGGAGCCACGCCTCGTCGTCATCGTGGATGACCGCGCCGACTCCACCGAGTACGGGGCGCAGGTGGTGGCCTCGGGCTCGGTGCCGGACATGGACCTGGCGCTGGTGAAGGTGCCCGGCCTGGCGCTGACGCCCGCGCTGCTCGCCACGGACGCGGAGGTGGAGCTCGGGGATGACGTGGTGGTGGCCGCCTCGCCCTACGGCCGGGCCCTGTCGCTCTCCGGCGGCATGGTGTCCCAGGTGGAGTGGGACAAGGATGGCAAGAAGCCGCGCATGCTGAAGACGGACGCGCCCATCGGCTATGGCGCCTCCGGTGGCGGCATCTTCAGCCTGGAGTCCGGCAAGCTGCTCGCCATCGTCGAGGGTTATCGCACCGCGAAGGTGGGCTTCGAGGTGGCTCAGCAGAACTACAGCTTCGACGTGCCCATGCCCGGCGAGACCTTCGCCGCTCCCACCTCCAAGGTGCGCCAGTTCCTCCAGCAGCACGGCTTCGCCCGGCTGCTCGGCACCGCCGGAGCATCCAGGCCCGAGACGGGTCCGGACGGCTCGCAGACCGCCAGCCGCTAG
- a CDS encoding PrkA family serine protein kinase encodes MEAKRYLQEVGAQVSDDFVKNRSILSFEEYLTLFMGDPRGQSRNAAQYLRDVMDHYGTETVPHPTGKIRRFKVFDVPSSDRDGRVAGQEEIQNAIYRLLGNFTRAGRINKLIMLHGPNGSAKSTLVNALKAGMEAYSRQPEGALYRISWIFPSEKLVKGSIGFGGERAATPAAPGATGSDLSTYAHLDAESIDVRIPCELRDHPLFVVPPTERQRLLEGALKKKGVSNGDGQVSDNDFVLSDYLLHGELCHKCRSIYTALLANYKGDYLQVLRHVRVERFYISRRYQVGTVTVEPQMSVDAMYQQVTADRAQLLNVPPALHNVALFEPHGPLVHANRGIIEYSDLLKRPLEAFKYLLGFSETSQVPLEHFVLQLDEVLIASSNEKHLGAFKELPDFASFKGRIELVRVPYLRRFKLEQQIYDAQITPTTVGKHVAPHATEVAAMWAVLTRLKKPIPDRYAPEVKELVDQVTPVEKMHLYEEGVAPDRLSMSHGKELRKLRTDLYEESDAYPNYEGRSGASAREIKTALFNAAQHPDYKCLNALAVIEELEAICKDKSVYEFLLQEVVDGYHDHEEFVRAVEAEYLDRVDEEVRESMGLVSEGQYRELVERYVYNVSHWVKGEKIRNRITGSMERPDEQRMAEMEGIIMPRGEDPGEFRRGLISQIGAHKLDNPDAEMDYPRIFPDMFRRLRDHYFEERKRVLRRNKENILKYLSEERGTLSPREQSQVESTLKAMHERYGYCEHCAKDAILFLMKKRYG; translated from the coding sequence GTGGAAGCCAAGCGATACCTGCAGGAAGTCGGCGCCCAGGTGTCCGACGACTTCGTCAAGAATCGCTCCATCCTCTCCTTCGAGGAGTACCTGACGCTCTTCATGGGCGATCCACGGGGGCAGTCGCGCAACGCGGCCCAGTACCTGCGCGACGTGATGGACCACTACGGCACCGAGACGGTTCCCCATCCCACCGGGAAGATCCGCCGCTTCAAGGTCTTCGACGTCCCCTCCAGTGACCGGGACGGCCGCGTCGCCGGTCAGGAGGAGATCCAGAACGCCATCTACCGGTTGCTGGGCAACTTCACGCGCGCTGGCCGCATCAACAAGCTCATCATGCTGCACGGCCCCAACGGCAGCGCGAAGTCGACGCTCGTCAACGCGCTCAAGGCTGGCATGGAGGCCTACTCGCGCCAGCCCGAGGGTGCCCTCTACCGCATCAGCTGGATCTTCCCCTCGGAGAAGCTCGTCAAGGGCTCCATCGGTTTCGGTGGAGAGCGCGCGGCGACGCCGGCGGCCCCGGGAGCCACGGGCAGCGACCTGTCCACCTATGCGCATCTGGACGCCGAGTCCATCGACGTGCGCATCCCCTGCGAGCTGCGCGACCACCCGCTCTTCGTCGTCCCGCCCACCGAGCGCCAGCGTCTGCTCGAGGGCGCGCTGAAGAAGAAGGGCGTGTCCAACGGGGACGGGCAGGTGAGCGACAACGACTTCGTCCTCTCCGACTACCTGCTGCACGGAGAGCTCTGCCACAAGTGCCGCAGCATCTACACGGCGCTGCTGGCCAACTACAAGGGCGACTACCTCCAGGTGCTGCGCCACGTGCGCGTCGAGCGCTTCTACATCTCGCGCCGCTACCAGGTGGGCACGGTGACGGTGGAGCCGCAGATGAGCGTGGACGCCATGTACCAGCAGGTGACGGCGGACCGCGCGCAGCTGCTCAACGTGCCGCCCGCGCTCCACAACGTGGCCCTCTTCGAGCCCCATGGCCCGCTGGTGCACGCCAACCGCGGCATCATCGAGTACTCGGATCTGCTCAAGCGCCCGCTGGAGGCCTTCAAGTACCTGCTGGGCTTCAGCGAGACGTCGCAGGTGCCGCTCGAGCACTTCGTCCTCCAGCTGGACGAGGTCCTCATCGCGTCCTCCAACGAGAAGCACCTGGGCGCCTTCAAGGAGCTGCCGGACTTCGCCTCCTTCAAGGGCCGCATCGAGCTGGTGCGCGTGCCGTACCTGCGCCGCTTCAAGCTGGAGCAGCAGATCTACGACGCGCAGATCACCCCCACCACCGTGGGCAAGCACGTGGCCCCGCATGCCACCGAGGTGGCCGCCATGTGGGCCGTGCTCACGCGTCTCAAGAAGCCCATCCCGGACCGCTACGCGCCCGAGGTGAAGGAGCTCGTCGATCAGGTGACGCCGGTGGAGAAGATGCACCTCTACGAGGAGGGCGTGGCGCCGGACCGGCTCAGCATGTCCCACGGCAAGGAGCTGCGGAAGCTGCGCACGGACCTCTATGAAGAGTCCGACGCCTACCCGAACTACGAGGGCCGCAGCGGCGCGAGTGCCCGGGAGATCAAGACGGCGCTCTTCAACGCCGCGCAGCACCCCGACTACAAGTGCCTCAACGCGCTGGCGGTGATCGAGGAGCTCGAGGCCATCTGCAAGGACAAGAGCGTCTACGAGTTCCTCCTGCAGGAGGTGGTGGACGGCTACCACGACCACGAGGAGTTCGTGCGCGCGGTGGAGGCCGAGTACCTCGACCGGGTGGACGAGGAGGTGCGTGAGTCCATGGGGCTCGTCTCCGAGGGCCAGTACCGCGAGCTGGTGGAGCGCTACGTCTACAACGTGAGCCACTGGGTGAAGGGCGAGAAGATCCGCAACCGGATCACCGGCTCCATGGAGCGCCCCGACGAGCAGCGCATGGCGGAGATGGAGGGCATCATCATGCCGCGGGGCGAGGATCCCGGAGAGTTCCGCCGCGGGCTCATCTCGCAGATCGGCGCGCACAAGCTGGACAATCCGGACGCGGAGATGGACTACCCGCGCATCTTCCCGGACATGTTCCGCCGCCTGCGCGACCACTACTTCGAGGAGCGCAAGCGGGTGCTGCGCCGCAACAAGGAGAACATCCTCAAGTACCTCTCCGAGGAGCGCGGCACGCTGTCCCCGCGCGAGCAGTCCCAGGTGGAGAGCACCCTGAAGGCGATGCACGAGCGCTACGGCTACTGCGAGCACTGCGCCAAGGACGCCATCCTCTTCCTCATGAAGAAGCGCTACGGCTGA
- a CDS encoding Hsp70 family protein: MHKDPIIGIDLGTTNSCAAIVEDGGNVKLIPYKGGEYTIPSIFAIDDKGNELIGYEAKRQWQLNPKNTIYGSKRLVGRPFKSDVVEAMKKVVAYSVRPGKKSDVVLDVGKKEFSLQEISAKILNKIRDVAANYLKTPIKRAVVTVPAYFNDRQRQTVKEAGKLIDLEVVRIINEPTAASLAYGAGKGINKKVLVYDLGGGTFDVSIIAIRDRVFEVKATGGDIFLGGIDFDNAIIHHVLKDFASKTGIDLATDPVAMQRIKDLAERTKIDLSARDDVQFNIPFITMTSQGQPLNIEMKFTRKLLEQLTNHLVDRTLQMVARVLVDSGLSTKDIDEVLLVGGQTRMPVVQDRLTKFFGKTPSKGVHPDEAVAVGAALYAKSLEDNSSLRLQLLDVIPMAIGLERAGGGFHTVFPRNAPIPNAKQLVATTSIDNQTELAMRIFQGDHEQVVKNDLLGEFTFSGIRPARAGTVQVEITFDVNVEGILTMRARDPATGREMKTTVRVSG; encoded by the coding sequence ATGCACAAGGATCCCATCATCGGCATCGACCTCGGCACGACCAACTCGTGTGCCGCGATCGTCGAGGACGGTGGGAACGTGAAGCTCATCCCCTACAAGGGGGGCGAGTACACCATCCCCTCGATCTTCGCGATCGACGACAAGGGCAACGAGCTGATCGGCTACGAGGCCAAGCGCCAGTGGCAGCTCAATCCGAAGAACACCATCTACGGCTCCAAGCGCCTGGTCGGCCGGCCCTTCAAGAGCGACGTCGTCGAGGCGATGAAGAAGGTCGTGGCGTACTCGGTGCGCCCCGGCAAGAAGAGCGACGTCGTCCTGGACGTGGGCAAGAAGGAGTTCTCGCTCCAGGAGATCAGCGCCAAGATCCTCAACAAGATCCGCGACGTCGCCGCCAACTACCTGAAGACGCCCATCAAGCGCGCCGTGGTGACGGTGCCGGCGTACTTCAACGACCGGCAGCGCCAGACGGTGAAGGAGGCGGGCAAGCTCATCGACCTGGAAGTGGTGCGCATCATCAACGAGCCCACCGCGGCCTCGTTGGCCTATGGCGCTGGCAAGGGCATCAACAAGAAGGTGCTCGTCTACGACCTGGGCGGCGGCACCTTCGACGTCTCCATCATCGCCATCCGCGACCGCGTCTTCGAGGTGAAGGCCACTGGCGGTGACATCTTCCTGGGCGGCATCGACTTCGACAACGCCATCATCCACCACGTCCTCAAGGACTTCGCGTCGAAGACGGGCATCGACCTGGCCACGGATCCCGTGGCCATGCAACGCATCAAGGATCTCGCCGAGCGCACGAAGATCGATCTGTCGGCGCGCGATGACGTGCAGTTCAACATCCCCTTCATCACGATGACCTCGCAGGGCCAGCCCCTGAACATCGAGATGAAGTTCACGCGCAAGCTGCTGGAACAGCTGACGAACCACCTGGTGGATCGGACGCTGCAGATGGTGGCGCGGGTGCTGGTGGACTCGGGGCTGAGCACCAAGGACATCGACGAGGTGCTGCTGGTGGGCGGGCAGACGCGCATGCCCGTCGTGCAGGACCGGCTGACGAAGTTCTTCGGCAAGACGCCGAGCAAGGGTGTGCACCCGGACGAGGCGGTGGCGGTCGGCGCGGCGCTGTACGCCAAGTCGCTCGAGGACAACTCGAGCCTGCGGCTGCAACTGCTGGACGTGATTCCGATGGCGATCGGCCTGGAGCGCGCGGGCGGAGGGTTCCACACGGTGTTCCCGCGCAACGCGCCGATTCCCAATGCCAAGCAGCTGGTGGCGACGACGAGCATCGACAACCAGACCGAGCTGGCCATGCGCATCTTCCAGGGCGACCACGAGCAGGTGGTGAAGAACGATCTGCTGGGCGAGTTCACGTTCTCGGGGATCCGCCCGGCCCGGGCGGGTACGGTGCAGGTGGAGATCACCTTCGACGTGAACGTGGAAGGCATCCTCACCATGCGCGCGAGGGATCCCGCCACCGGCCGGGAGATGAAGACCACGGTCCGGGTATCGGGCTGA
- a CDS encoding endonuclease domain-containing protein, which translates to MPDYRGDTVIVGLLERCRDLRRSSTDAEAILWKLLRARQLAGFKFRRQHQFGPYILDFFCSERSLGIELDGDQHALPANVSRDAARSRFLAEQGVRVLRFGNRDLLFETEAVLVRIYTVLMEEEGRPSP; encoded by the coding sequence GTGCCTGACTATCGAGGTGATACCGTCATCGTGGGTCTACTGGAGCGATGCCGCGATCTGCGCCGCTCCTCCACGGATGCCGAGGCAATCCTCTGGAAGCTGCTGCGCGCCCGGCAGTTGGCCGGATTCAAGTTCCGGCGGCAGCATCAGTTCGGTCCCTACATCCTCGACTTCTTCTGCTCGGAGCGCTCCCTGGGCATCGAGCTCGACGGCGACCAGCACGCGCTACCCGCCAACGTCTCGCGCGATGCCGCGCGCTCGCGGTTTCTCGCGGAGCAGGGCGTGAGGGTGCTGCGCTTCGGGAACAGGGACCTGCTCTTCGAGACCGAGGCCGTGTTGGTGCGCATCTACACGGTGCTCATGGAGGAGGAGGGTAGACCCTCACCCTAG